Within the Medicago truncatula cultivar Jemalong A17 chromosome 4, MtrunA17r5.0-ANR, whole genome shotgun sequence genome, the region CAAATCTACAATTTGACTTTCAtagaataaacaaaaacaaatttgtaacttccatgaaaaaaaaaagatttaatcaagtttttttatgcaagaaccttaaaaaaaaaaaaatgtgattggCTGGTAGATATGCAAAAGAAGTATGTGCTTTCATCTTGCCATCTAATTCCGATCAAAACTACGTAAAAATCGTTGCATTTCATTGCGTAGAAAGGGAGATCTGATCTGATCGGATCGAATAGCGGGTCAAAATAACCCATTTACAGTTGACGGGCGAAGAAGACgagtgtaaaaaaaataaaaaaaaataaaaaaatcagcaaGGCATGACTCAAACCAGCGCCTCAAACATAAATAAAGATGGCGACTTAACCAACTACACCACGCATACAATCCTATATTACATGGatttttattgtatttaatATCTATTACCATTTTTGAAATGatcatttaattcattttattgtgGGTTTTTATATAGACCAAGTCTTACATAGACACAAGCCTCGGATTTTAACCATGTTTCAGTCACCGGAGAAGTGTAGTTCCTAAGTTAACTAGTTTCTAAGCGGATAGTTTGCCCGATCGATTTACCTCTGAGaatccgatctgagaaatttcAGTTCCTATATCCTTATAGGTATACTAAATCCGTTTTCAACGGTCTAATTGATTGTATTTGTGTCGTTCAGATTCTAGCCACGTTTCAGTCATCGGTGGAGtgtagttcctaagttgactagtctcAGAGGGGATAGTTCGTCTAATCGACTTACCTCTGGGACTATTTAACAATGTCTCAGATAGGTTAAATATTCTTCATCGCTCAATCGTGTCAGTCAATGTCTcagaataaaattaataatgtcTCAGATAGGTTAAATATTCTTCATCGTTCAATCGTGTCAGTCAGtgtcacaaaataaaattaacaatgtCCTTGATAGGTTAAATATTCTTCATCGCTCAATTGTGTCAGTCAATGTCTCagaaaaaattaacaatgtTCCATATAGGTTAAATATTCTTCATCTCTCAATCGTGTCAATCAGTTGCTCCGAATAAAATTAACAATGGCTCAGATAGGTTAAATATTCTTCATCGCTCAATCGTGTCAGTCAGTGGCTCCGAATAAAATTAACAATGTCCGAGATATTTAAATATCTTCATCGCTCAATCGTGTTAGTCAACAACTATGATATTGGCTGAACAAAATGACTTTTTCAAAAGAGTCATTTTCTTAACTACACCATAGAAGCTCCATATAAGATTTGTCGTGTCTAACTTACGAGGGTTCAACCCAAGGAAGAGAGCAAAAATATTGATGATGCTTCTATGTTTCAAACGTTAGTACAAGGTTTGGAAGTTATTTATAAGAGCTACACCACATTCAACCATGACAAAAAGATATGTAGGAGCTTTCCTAAGCAATAGAAATCAAAGGTCATTGCTATTCAGTTTGCTTTTCTTACAAAGAGTTTTATAGAGGATGTCATTGTGACCATAGTGTTTCCTCGAGGTACtcaatttgttaattttgaATCTTTGTTTCACCATAGTTGCCAAGACATTTTTGCTTTGTCTATCGGTTGTACCTTTGTTTAATCCTCTTCTTCACAAATCTTTAAAGAAcggtaaaattgtgatttttttttttccgaccCTAAAGCGAAAAATAATTTCATGTCCGACCTTCtatcaatattatttacttAAATGACTCacttttagattttttattttattacattaCCACCAAATGCAATGGCGGTATTACCAGAAGCCATCATGTGTCATGCTCTAATACGCCAACAAGAGAGAATGTGTTTAATAGTAAAAGTCTTATAATGTGTGTTTAAAGGTATATGTTAAGAGATCTAAAATAGAACTTATAcattaaaaattacaatttttatacttttaaaaaGAATTGAATGCAAGATTTTGTCAATATTTCTATACGAAGTTCtaacatgtgtttttttttattaaaggttCTAACACGTGCTTTAAAAGTACATGTTAGCAATTGCACCATAATAATACAGTAGGTCTCACtacattgaaaatgatttttaaaataaaaaagtaacgACAAAAGGAGACAAAAgaattttgtaaacaatattgCCTTTAAATTTGCTAAGGTGTAAGattatattaagaaatgttAGTGCTGAGTGTTTGATTGGAATCCAAATATACCCACTTCTATGTGTATATATACTCCAATATTGAGCCACACTTTCAACACCATCATCTTATtagtccaaaaaaaatatatatcttctCTCTAATTTCTTGTTTCAAAACCAAAATAGGAACACAGATACATATCGTGAAGATGAAGGAAGTATGTAACTCattgcaaggactaaaaccagTCATTGTTATGGTGTTTGTGCAGATTGCATATGCTGCTATGAATATCATGTGCAAGCTCGTTATAAATGATGGGATGAGTATGAGGGTTGCGACTGCTTACCGCCTCATTTGTGCATCAGCTTTCACTATTCCAGTTGCCCTTTTCTTTGACAGGTAATCATCCTCTTACTGAAAATGTCAAATCCAATTTAGATAATTAAAAGTGGGGTATCGATATATGCAATGTCATGAGTGATATAAGTACACTATCCTGAAATTGtgtaaaaatatgtaaaatattataaaaattctttaaaaaaaaaagttttttttaacaaaaacttaGATTAGATATGTATTTTTAACCAtcaaaaattgacatatttataaaaataaaaacatatttaacctaaaTTAATATAAGACTCGTAAATCACGTGGATCTCATAAAATTTTATGAAACCTATATAagttttaatcaataaaaagagTAAACTTCATCTACAACAAAACCGTTAGttttaatcaataaatttttcatcaataaaaGAGAGTAAACTACTGCAACAAACCCCCCCCATATAGAAGTCCATACAATAACATAAACTTCATCTATATGTCGATTAACCTATGCTAAAAGTGGTAGTGATGAGATCAAAGTGAAACGTGACATGTTATAGCTTTTAAGAGCACGACTTAATGACTAGACCTTTATGAATAATGCTATTACAATTTTGGAGATGAATTTACCAATTCTCAAAGTAACATGAGACTCGTGCTTTAGATTAACTAGGCAAAATTtggttttccttttttcttgtaTGCAGGAGGAAAAGACCAAAGATTACTTGGAAGGTGCTTTTTATGGCATTCCTATCTGGGTTGTTTGGGTATATgctacttttctttttcttttcctgcATCAATATTGTCTGGCGCCTATGGTAACTTTAGCTTTTAgagtaaatataattaattttgtggtAACTTCCGCGCCTTATATTGAAAATGAACTTATATTTAAGGAcaaatttttacattaaaagtTATCTTGACATGAGCTCATTGCATAAAGAAGGCATAAATAAATAGAACACAATTCatgaatattatattaaaatctGAGCACTCGTAGAAATATTTGATTGGTTTCTTtttgtgtgttatttttttatataaaaaagtagggaagagaaaaaaaaattaataaatgtgaaATCATCCTCAACATATTCAAACTAAATTACAAAGCTAAGACTCTTACCACCAAGTTGAGTAGACTTTGTTCTACAATCATAAGAAATGACAACCTATTTAGCTTCATGGAGAAGCACAAAAATATGCTTTCtagttaataaataattgtttattgtaaaaaaaaaaaaaaaaaaagacaacctATTTTGCACGTGTAGCGGAACTTCAAGATGTgctttatttgttttcttttctaatttatcaaacaatatgttgcgttggatgagtgataagactagacatgataagattagaaatgacaccattagagagagagtggaggtagcacctatagtagaaaagttggtagaaaataggcttagatggtttggacatgtagagagaagattCGTAGATGCCGtcgtaagaagagtagatcaaatggatgAGAGTCAGGTTAAAAGATTAGAGGAAGATctaggaaaactattagagaaatcattagaaaggatttagaaGTCAATGAGTTGaatccaaatatggtttatgatagaacaatATGACGTCATTTGATCAATGTAGCCGACTCcatttagtgggataaggcttggttattgttgttgttttgaaataatgtatgtttttattttatcttttgtaaaGACAGGAATGTATCTTCACTCTCAATTAAAATGCTCATATACTAGTCACGTAATATTTCAGGGGAAGTTTATTTATAAACCTTTATGCCGAGGGTATTGCTTTAACCTCAGCAACATTTATGCTAGCTATGTTCAACCTTACTCCAGGCATTACCTTCATCATGGCAATATTATTTGGGTACTCACTCATACTCGTTATACCTTTCTTGTTTTCAAAACAACTTGTGAATTCGACTCTAAGACATTATTCCACGACTTCGCATTTCTTTCTAAATGCTTAAGGTTGCCCAATACGCTGCCTGATCCTCGTCCAGCTGCAGCAACAGAGTAAAAATGGCAATTGTGATGTCATAAGTGCTACTAGAAGGGGGATATATAGTTCACTTAGTTGCGCTAAGGGATTATAAAAGTTAAggggttagggtttgaattcTCGTAAAGGAGAAAATTCTAACTTAACAATTAACATCGCTAATCTTTTATAGTTTTCTAGTCTTCCCATTTCGGAATCAGAGCAATATTGCTCATATTGAGAGTGCCAGGGAACTGGCCTATTGAGATTCAGGAGCAACAATTATGAAAAATGTCTTCGCTAGATATAGACCAGAAATGATCGTTAAAGCTAAGATTGAGTCTGTCAAGGGGCCGGGTATTTATCAGCTCTCATGGTAAACATAGCTTCTTCAAATTCTTGAATGGTAAAGGAGAAAAAAGCTTGTTATTATCAGCTTTCGAAATTGAGCGAGCAATTGCATTTAGATTTCTGACCCTAGCCTTCTTTTAGAACAGGTTTTGAAAGTAATTTGTAGTCGAAGTACATTACTCATGATTACTTATAAACCTCACACCATTATAATCTTCTAAATAAGTAATGTGATTAACCTTCTTTCCAAAGGTTTTAAATAATGGTCTCAGTCACGCTAAGATTTTCGTGATTTCAACTTTAAAAAGTAGCACACATACAAAACAAGGTGCACACATCAAACacaaaccaacaacaaaaaacgtagcaaacaacaacacaaacaaaGGTCATTCACTCTAACTCTATGTCTCGAtcattattttctgtttttctttttcatcaccAAGAGAGTTGCAACAcaatcaaaaccctaatttttttctctaaaatctcatCTTTGCTACCCAAATTAAGAGAGTGAAAGTCAATTTTAAATTACCTTGGAGGATATTTGGATTAATATTGAtcgtcaattttctctttttcatctaatcttcaattttaaaacgaaatttccttcaaaatttaagttttttttgtatgtttgtAACGGCGTTTCTTGGCCGTAACAATATTTCGCGGTCAAAACGTCATTCCATAATGACTGCAACTGTATTTTCTCTTTGAACTTCATTCTCAACGTTAAAATGGTCAAAAACGATAACGATCATTGCCTATACCGTTTTGTGATGGCCGTTTTTACGGTATCATCCCGTTTTTTAAAACCTTGCTTCCTTGTAGACGAGGCCAATGCATGAAAAATTGGGTATTGAGCTCTCCGTCACAAAATCAGTGAGTCTTTGCAGCTTATCGCGAAAATAAATCTTTCTTAACAAGCAAATGTTTCTTATGTCGCCTCAATGTAGTAAAGCAGCTcgcatatttttatttttttgttcaactTTCCTTTATGTAAATGTCTTTTGTATTGTTTAAGTACAAGTATAAGACAGCATGCATATTCACAAAAAcaatatcaattattaaataataatttaagttgGCCCAGCAAGTTTCCACTTATGAAAAAGATCTAATTTTAGTGGAATATGAGATTTCCATCACATCATCCAAACATTTCGAGTATTATTTATTACTTAAAATCTACCCTACCTAATAGACCATATTGTAGTGTACTCTACTGTTTGGCACATATCACACATGTTTCATTTCCAATTGCATTGTGGAAGGTTCCATGAATTGAAGAAAGTGATCCACACAATTAAGATGCATTGTTGATTaagtttcaaattaattttctttttagtgTTCTTTGAGCTCTAAACCTTTCTATTTTTAAGAAGCCGAATCTCCTCATCCTAAATAAAGTTATCCCGGTAGTAGGAATCGTTCCGTAACACAAGCTCCACCCAAATACAGTGacttttgatgatattatgCATGACCAAAGCCAATCTActgtctgcaaaaaaaaaaaaaaaaaaaaaactgcaatcGAAACCAGATTGCAGCAAAAAAAATACAGCTAGGCTTTACTTTGAAAACTAGTTATACATATATGCTTTTTTTACAAGCACATATTTATGCTTTTGATTTTCCATAGATTGGAAAAATTGAATTGGAGTCTAGCAGAAGGAAAGGCTAAAGTGATGGGAACAGCAATTGGAATTAGTGGTGCGATGCTGATGACATTTTACAATGGAGCAGAAATCAATATTCGTTCATCAAATATTAACCTTTTGCATGCACATCAGAACCAAAATGGGCATATGGAGCCGCAACATGCAGACTTTAGTAATAAACTATTGGGCGTTCTATGTGCTATAGGAAGCAGCTGCTTTTTTTCTCTATGGTTTATCATTCAGGTTagcttaatatatatatatatatatatatatatatatatatatatatatatatatatatatatatatatatatatatatatatatggtcacACTAACAACAAGTGTCTTCAGatgacaatgcataatatatgcgaggtctggggttcgaaccccgatcaccaacaaaaaaaaaaaaggattttatgtgtttagtccctgtaaatacGAGTCACggaccattttttaaatgacccctatttgtagggactaaacacatgtaaaagaaagaaaaaaaaaaatcaaatgtctAAAGGTCATGCAAATTCATTTTACATAAGTTTATAAATGCAAATGGTCCCCACAAATCTCAAGAGTTTTAGTTGctgcaattttattttatttttttgtattttgtccttgaaaatatataattttttgtttttatccttCATGATTTATATTAGTCCATGCAAAATTTATTCATATTGACATCCAGGGGCGGTTCTAAGGCCCGACGATCTCAGGCATTCGTCCGGGCTCCGGGCtaaattttttgcaatttcttgtgtaaatttctatgaattttttatataaatccctATAAATTGGGCAaattctttacattttttattatttgcttgcaatttcttatgtacgccctataaatgtgttgcaaatttttttttgcccgGGCTTTACAatattcctggctccgccactgttgACATCCATCTTTGTAACATCACAGACACCCATTTTAATACTATAAATATACTTTGCATGGactaaaataaagaaaaccaATGATTAAAAGGAAGATGTGGTATATTTGTAATGACTAAAAACATACTTAAATCGTTTATGGGAAATGCTAAGTGCATTTGTTAAAAAGTTCAAACTCTTAATAATGGTatattcaacacattgaaaaataaaaataaaaacttttcctataaaaaaaatctatcaattttattttttttaatctttaacaAGCATAACCCatcttatataaatatcaaagttttttttttggcaatcTTTTATATATCAAATTTATTATGTGAATATGTTGTTTCATTGTTTTGTCTGTCATGGGACAGTGATGAGTCCATTGACTCTGTAGGCTAAAATGAATAAAGAATATCCAAGCCATCACTCAAGCACAGCTTTGATGTCGACAATGGGAGCAATTCAAGCCATCGTTTTTGCTATTTGTGTGGACAGAGATTTGACCCAATGGAAGCTTGGTTACAATATCAGACTTCTCATGGTAGCTTATTCGGTATGCTCATTGAAATTTAATAAAGGTTTAAATACGTGCTTCAGCTCCGTAAATatattgtattttgatttttagttcATGTTTTTTAAGATCCAAAGGTAAATATATTAAGAGAAAGTAGGAGATGAATTAAGCACAACATGTACCTAAAAAGGGCTCAAAACAATGTCTCGAATAAccaactaaaaaaagaaaaaacaagaagaaaaaacgcCAATATCGACATTACAAAGTGGACAGTCCTATACAAGCAAAAGGATTCGTCCACCAAGAATGAAAGTCGATACAAAAGTTAGGCCTATGAGCATTATGCCACCACTAAGAATGAAGTTTTACTTTGTCAATCAGCTGACTAATGGATGActgtttgttttgaaaaatcagCATGTTTTGTTCCTTCAAAATGATTCATATAGAGGCTAGTGGCTACCCATATAAGTTGAAGACAATGACGAATTTCATTTCTAAAAAGGTGAGCCCCCTAAAGTGAAATGCATGCAAACATATATCAAAGGGAAGCACACTAAATATCCCCACCACCAATGCAAAATAGATGACCAGAAGCACCCAAAAAGATGACACTTCAAAAAAAGAGTATTAATTGTTTCATATTGCCACAACCCCAAGAGCACTCCAAATTCCTTGAATGTAAAGCGCCACAAACCAAGTTGTCTTGTGTCGGAATCCTTTTATTCAGCAACCGACGCAAAAATAAAGCAAATTTGAGAGGCAGTGCCTTATTTCAAATGAAGTCCATGAAAGGAGGATGAACATGGTGCTCTTCATTAGTCAACATATCATAGACTCCTTTTACCGTATAACCATGTTAAGTATCATATTTTCAAAACTAACAATCTGCAATAGAAGCTAGCAAAACAATATTAGCCAGCAAAGAACAACGGTCCTCTAAAAAATCCTCGCAACTCCTTCTTATAGCACACCTTACCTCGGTGAATCCAATTAATTTTGTAAGGTATtcaattagaaagaaaaaaaaaattgctttttttttggagtactattatttttctttttagttcatgtaaatttattattttgcttTTTGTTCTTAGAAATATTTCACATTTTGTTTTTGCTCTTTGATGTTATGTTTTAGCTCCTACAAAGTTCAATTatattgaaattgatccttataatatgtagaatatttaattttaattcctCTATTATGAGAGAGATTACATGCTCTTCCTAGGTCTCCAACAAGTAGGACATTTTGGCATATATTTTTCTAGGTACGGTAGTTtggtatatatttttcatatgtgGGTTATTTAAGTAAGAAATTCATTAATCGAAGTCATATATTTTCAATCAAAcattaactattttatttttattctttttacaaataaatattgtatacattacttttaaattattatagttTACTAAGATTTTATAACATCATTTAATACTCCAGcaattattattaatgacattttagtaaaattgttctaggaaaataagttatttatcaataaaattacTCATTACAAACGAATATCAAACATCACTTCATAggaaaataatactaaataaaaatataaaaagttgttaaaaaacatgaagaaaaaataaatactctttttataaaaataggaaaataataCTTAATTATGAAGAAAATGTTAATCAGATACAGTGTTTCTAGCTTTCCTCAACATAATTATCCACTTCCAAATActcaataatattaaatactcAATGAAATGTTGTTTAATCTAAATGAATGTTGATGTAGGGAATTGTAATCTCTGGAATAGCTACAATTGTTATTGCTTGGTGCATAAAGATGAGAGGCCCTCTCTTTGCCTCTGTTTTCTATCCTCTTCAACTTTTACTTGTGGCTGTCTCTGCTTATCTGTTGTTGGATGAGAAGTTATATCTAGGAAGGTATGTtgcaactgtttttttttttttttttacaaagagaaGAAGGTATGTTACAAGTGCTAATTGCCTTGTAAATATACTGCTatataatttcttatttttctatCCTTTTATATCAATGATATTTGATTTCATATAATTTGGTTATATATTTTATAGTATCCTTGGAGCAGTGTTGATCGTGTGCGGCCTATATATAGTGCTGTGGAGTAAGaacaaagaaatgaaagaaaaagttcAGGTTACGAGCATGGCCGGTCCAACATATTCTGAGGCATAAAACGAAAATTAAAGTGATTCTTTTTgtgtaataaaatatttgtctaaaattttataaagcaAATGAGTATTCATGGTCGCTTTGTTGAGTATTTAAAAGCAAATGAACGATAAGATTTGAATAACGACATAGAATCTAGAGCAGTCGTATGAGATTGGTTTAACTTTGCTTACGcgtttgaaaaatgtcaaagaACACAGAATTTCCACCACGGTACAGCAGCATGTATGATCACCCGCAGTTCCGTCAAAAGCTCAATTAGGTACATACAAGTTCAATGTTGATGTCTCATTCTCTCAGTCTCGTGAGCATATTAAGGTGGGAATCAATGTTTGTGACGAACAAGGGCGCTTTGTTCTTGCTGAAACAGAATGGATTGAACCTCTTATGAAAGTTGATATTGGTGAGGCTCTCGGTTTACTAACGGTATTGAATTAAGTTAATGATTTGTTGACCACtttcacaacaacaaaagcaATGTTTCACAGAAAGGTGCTATTATTGAAGATCGTAGACGTCTTTTGTCTAATATGGGTAAAAGTTGTCATGTTGAGTTCATCAGGAGACAACTTAAAAAGTTTCGAGATTCCTACTATTATCTTTTGAAAGTATAATTTTCCAAACTCTTTTGTAATGTCTGTTAGTGCCATAACTAGCCAAGTTTATTGAATCTATTTTGAACCGTGTTATTTATGCGTTCTTATTTATGCAATGATAAATATGTCTATTTAGTTATTCTTGAATTTAATGGTGTTCTTTATCTAGCTAATATTGAATTGAACTTAAGGAATAATTCATTACTAACCCAAGGTTTTATAACTGGATCTAGAATAACTATTCACTAGATAATTGTCTTAGAGATATTGAATTATCCAGTTGTGATAAAGAGTTTAGCAAAAGATCATGCTTATGAGGGTATTAGTTCACCTAAGAGATTAGTGCTCTTTGTTGGATAAACGGGACATTGAACCAAGATATTAGTCTTGGTATGTTTTCATGagatatttaattaatcataatctcTATAgagacaatttattttattacttgacgttatattttatattttggtacACTTGTTAAACTTCCATCAAGCACATAAGGTTTGAGTACAAAAACTCAATCCTAGTTAATGCAGATGGTACACCAGTCACCAATGCTAAGAGTAGATTGGATTGCTACCCAGAAAAAACAATACTCACTAAGCCAGATATCTAAACATTATCTTTTGTGTGGCCATGACAAAATACTTGTTTTACAAGTGTGGCAGCAACGTCACGACTAAGGAGACATGGGCCGGGATTCATTGCCTAGAGGTTAAAGGTCGCCGCCATTCAAGAAGCTAAGGACCTTAATACGTTAGCTCTTGAAAATTTATTAAGTTCACTCAAAGATCATGAGTGTGACTACGCGAgtgaaaaaatgatgaatttgagaaGAAATCAAAATCGCTTGcttataatcaaaatcaaaacccaaaatctccttcttcaaagtTCAACATACAAATGCAAGACCAGACGATGATCGTCACATGATTATT harbors:
- the LOC112421385 gene encoding WAT1-related protein At1g68170 isoform X3 encodes the protein MKEVCNSLQGLKPVIVMVFVQIAYAAMNIMCKLVINDGMSMRVATAYRLICASAFTIPVALFFDRLEKLNWSLAEGKAKVMGTAIGISGAMLMTFYNGAEINIRSSNINLLHAHQNQNGHMEPQHADFSNKLLGVLCAIGSSCFFSLWFIIQAKMNKEYPSHHSSTALMSTMGAIQAIVFAICVDRDLTQWKLGYNIRLLMVAYSGIVISGIATIVIAWCIKMRGPLFASVFYPLQLLLVAVSAYLLLDEKLYLGSILGAVLIVCGLYIVLWSKNKEMKEKVQVTSMAGPTYSEA
- the LOC112421385 gene encoding WAT1-related protein At1g68170 isoform X1, giving the protein MKEVCNSLQGLKPVIVMVFVQIAYAAMNIMCKLVINDGMSMRVATAYRLICASAFTIPVALFFDRRKRPKITWKVLFMAFLSGLFGGSLFINLYAEGIALTSATFMLAMFNLTPGITFIMAILFGLEKLNWSLAEGKAKVMGTAIGISGAMLMTFYNGAEINIRSSNINLLHAHQNQNGHMEPQHADFSNKLLGVLCAIGSSCFFSLWFIIQAKMNKEYPSHHSSTALMSTMGAIQAIVFAICVDRDLTQWKLGYNIRLLMVAYSGIVISGIATIVIAWCIKMRGPLFASVFYPLQLLLVAVSAYLLLDEKLYLGSILGAVLIVCGLYIVLWSKNKEMKEKVQVTSMAGPTYSEA
- the LOC112421385 gene encoding WAT1-related protein At1g68170 isoform X2, which gives rise to MKEVCNSLQGLKPVIVMVFVQIAYAAMNIMCKLVINDGMSMRVATAYRLICASAFTIPVALFFDRRKRPKITWKVLFMAFLSGLFGLEKLNWSLAEGKAKVMGTAIGISGAMLMTFYNGAEINIRSSNINLLHAHQNQNGHMEPQHADFSNKLLGVLCAIGSSCFFSLWFIIQAKMNKEYPSHHSSTALMSTMGAIQAIVFAICVDRDLTQWKLGYNIRLLMVAYSGIVISGIATIVIAWCIKMRGPLFASVFYPLQLLLVAVSAYLLLDEKLYLGSILGAVLIVCGLYIVLWSKNKEMKEKVQVTSMAGPTYSEA